One stretch of Nocardioides perillae DNA includes these proteins:
- the hisI gene encoding phosphoribosyl-AMP cyclohydrolase, translating into MSTTLDPQVAARLKRTDDGLVAAVVQAHDTGEVLMLGWMSDEALARTLSTGRATYWSRSRQELWVKGETSGHRQWVREVRLDCDGDALLVRVEQEGPACHTGERTCFDADLLPLAADPA; encoded by the coding sequence GTGAGCACCACTCTCGACCCGCAGGTCGCCGCCCGCCTCAAGCGCACCGACGACGGCCTGGTCGCCGCCGTCGTGCAGGCCCACGACACCGGCGAGGTGCTGATGCTGGGCTGGATGAGCGACGAGGCGCTCGCCCGCACCCTCAGCACCGGCCGCGCCACCTACTGGAGCCGTTCGCGGCAGGAGCTCTGGGTCAAGGGGGAGACCTCCGGTCACCGCCAGTGGGTGCGCGAGGTGCGCCTCGACTGCGACGGCGACGCCCTGCTCGTGCGCGTCGAGCAGGAGGGACCGGCCTGCCACACCGGCGAGCGCACCTGCTTCGACGCCGACCTGCTCCCGCTCGCCGCCGACCCGGCGTGA